From Novipirellula artificiosorum, the proteins below share one genomic window:
- a CDS encoding peptidylprolyl isomerase → MVLRFALVAAATFAAMGFGIDTATAQEPVFVQLDTSEGTIVLELNVEKAPKSVANFVQYVKDGFYKDVIFHRVIDGFMIQAGGYDTDMKMKKTLPTIRNEAGNRLSNEKYTIAMARKGDPHSADSQFFINTGNNTNLDRANFQDGFGYTVFGRVIEGQEVVDRIGKAATKSIPDPVIRGALMRDVPVTQIVIKDARVVEKK, encoded by the coding sequence ATGGTTTTACGATTTGCATTGGTTGCCGCGGCGACGTTCGCTGCGATGGGATTTGGCATCGATACGGCGACGGCGCAAGAACCGGTCTTCGTCCAGCTCGATACCAGCGAGGGGACCATCGTGCTGGAGCTGAATGTGGAAAAAGCCCCCAAGTCGGTCGCTAACTTTGTTCAGTATGTCAAAGATGGCTTCTACAAGGATGTGATTTTTCACCGAGTCATCGATGGATTTATGATCCAAGCGGGTGGGTATGACACCGACATGAAGATGAAGAAGACCTTGCCAACGATTCGCAACGAAGCCGGAAATCGGCTGAGTAACGAAAAGTACACGATCGCGATGGCACGTAAGGGCGACCCGCACAGTGCCGACAGCCAATTCTTTATCAACACCGGAAACAACACCAACTTGGACCGCGCGAATTTTCAAGACGGTTTCGGATACACGGTGTTCGGCAGAGTGATCGAAGGCCAAGAGGTTGTCGATCGAATCGGCAAAGCAGCGACCAAGTCCATTCCCGACCCTGTGATCCGAGGCGCTTTAATGCGTGATGTGCCGGTCACGCAGATCGTCATCAAGGACGCACGCGTGGTCGAGAAAAAGTAG
- a CDS encoding ABC transporter permease, with the protein MKPIWPYLAVILDSFHAALSSRILWIAFVAIWILLGALSPIGYREDYTTTFLDRDLDNASRLKAMLAQGLVDPNQASKPAGRIAAALSEDLKRQLRQVGEGEDVRIWFSKLSDSLNELFDDETWYDPVAWQSTVRLRELRELDPMDAEAMSDSLRARRTRLRIEAALPGVFQSRSARSIRLTYFGMDFPARLAIDKTQFRIVLNQMVLPTIINWLLGFILVFLGILVTASIVPDMLQPGSLHLLLSKPISRSMLLISKFIGGCAFVCLCVIQLVIGLYLISGLRLDVWNARVLLCIPVSVFVFAVFYSVSVFAGLRWRSPILAIGVTCMFGAFCVVVGFIGGFFDVFVSRPDSLKHLAISGDEVFATTRGEGLLRWDAAGQQWDEVFESEALGADRVLPPVTLDDGSIATARVVGGRMNVFGMGAFDLLVLTEPNRWRPQPSLRLPTATTRLLVAGDDLLAVNTSGAAITSQSKVLQGVAPDPDASEGASVEPESSASAENTPSSQPDWMAKLSSMMGVPTAGFENILPKEIALNPPRTFAIDSSGDSLVFLSGKDLFSLHGNRDAGIPATWTRTAEETLFDELPRFASLATGGGHVVVATQTSELRVLETATLEEKALVTLPQQLTCLALVALGDQDRFVVLTSDKRCRILEWNSVAKTWDMQKEIPVKKVETVEYVSKSNQIVLAHHLDQVDFLDAEHFGIRRFLRPHVSRWRQVDRYLMTPLRTLTPQTGELGGTVAAIISGETSVEFHRDASGPVELVRYKILEPVLSCSLFILLMMTLSCVYFRRSDF; encoded by the coding sequence GTGAAACCGATTTGGCCCTACCTCGCCGTGATTCTCGACTCGTTTCACGCTGCGCTCTCGTCGCGAATTCTGTGGATCGCTTTCGTCGCGATCTGGATTCTGCTCGGTGCGTTATCGCCGATTGGATATCGCGAGGACTACACGACAACGTTTCTCGACCGGGATCTCGACAACGCATCGCGGCTCAAGGCGATGCTCGCCCAAGGTCTGGTCGACCCCAATCAAGCGTCCAAACCGGCCGGCCGAATTGCTGCGGCTCTGTCCGAAGATCTGAAGCGGCAGCTGCGGCAAGTGGGCGAGGGGGAAGACGTTCGGATTTGGTTCAGCAAACTCTCCGATTCGCTGAATGAACTGTTTGATGACGAAACCTGGTACGACCCCGTAGCCTGGCAGTCGACCGTTCGGCTGCGCGAGCTTCGAGAACTCGACCCGATGGATGCCGAAGCGATGAGCGATTCGCTGCGAGCTCGACGCACGCGACTTCGAATCGAAGCGGCGTTACCCGGTGTGTTTCAATCCCGTTCCGCTCGCTCGATCCGATTGACCTACTTCGGGATGGATTTCCCCGCCCGCTTGGCGATCGATAAAACACAGTTCCGCATCGTGCTCAACCAAATGGTCCTTCCGACCATCATCAATTGGTTGCTCGGGTTCATTCTCGTTTTTCTGGGAATCTTGGTGACCGCATCGATCGTCCCCGACATGCTCCAGCCCGGTTCGCTGCATCTGCTGCTCAGCAAACCCATCTCACGATCGATGCTGCTGATCAGCAAATTCATCGGTGGCTGCGCCTTCGTCTGTCTCTGTGTGATCCAATTGGTGATTGGGCTGTACTTGATTTCGGGACTTCGGCTCGATGTGTGGAACGCTCGTGTGTTGCTGTGTATTCCCGTTTCGGTCTTTGTGTTTGCTGTTTTCTATAGTGTTTCGGTGTTCGCGGGACTGCGTTGGCGTTCTCCGATTTTGGCAATTGGTGTGACATGCATGTTCGGAGCCTTCTGTGTGGTTGTGGGATTCATCGGCGGGTTCTTTGACGTCTTCGTGAGCCGCCCCGATTCGCTCAAACATCTTGCAATCAGCGGCGACGAGGTGTTCGCAACCACGCGAGGCGAAGGCTTGCTACGGTGGGACGCAGCGGGACAGCAGTGGGACGAGGTCTTTGAATCCGAAGCGCTTGGCGCGGACCGTGTCCTGCCTCCGGTCACTCTTGACGACGGCTCGATTGCAACGGCACGCGTGGTCGGCGGCCGCATGAACGTGTTTGGCATGGGAGCCTTCGATTTGTTGGTTTTGACCGAACCGAACCGCTGGCGCCCGCAACCGAGCTTGCGATTGCCGACCGCGACAACGAGGCTTTTGGTCGCGGGCGATGACTTGTTGGCCGTCAACACCAGCGGCGCGGCCATCACGTCGCAGTCCAAGGTCTTGCAAGGGGTGGCTCCTGATCCGGACGCATCCGAAGGTGCGTCGGTTGAACCCGAAAGTTCCGCGTCTGCTGAAAACACACCTTCGTCGCAACCCGATTGGATGGCAAAACTATCCAGCATGATGGGCGTCCCCACGGCGGGCTTCGAAAACATCCTACCGAAAGAGATTGCACTCAATCCGCCTCGCACGTTTGCGATCGATTCGTCGGGCGACAGCTTGGTGTTCCTCAGTGGCAAAGACTTGTTCTCGCTACACGGCAATCGCGATGCCGGCATCCCCGCAACATGGACACGGACCGCCGAAGAAACGCTTTTTGACGAACTGCCGCGATTTGCCTCGCTGGCCACCGGAGGCGGCCATGTCGTTGTCGCCACACAGACGAGTGAACTGCGCGTGCTGGAGACCGCGACGCTCGAAGAAAAGGCATTGGTGACCCTGCCGCAGCAATTGACCTGCCTTGCCTTGGTCGCGTTGGGGGATCAAGATCGGTTCGTCGTGCTGACCAGTGACAAACGTTGCCGGATCCTCGAATGGAATTCGGTCGCCAAGACCTGGGACATGCAAAAAGAGATACCGGTCAAGAAGGTTGAAACCGTTGAATATGTCTCGAAATCAAATCAAATCGTGCTGGCTCACCATCTCGATCAGGTTGATTTCTTGGACGCCGAGCATTTTGGCATCCGACGATTCCTTCGACCACACGTGTCGCGGTGGCGGCAAGTCGACCGCTACTTGATGACGCCGCTGCGCACACTGACGCCGCAAACCGGCGAACTCGGCGGGACGGTCGCCGCAATCATTAGCGGCGAGACGTCCGTCGAGTTCCATCGTGATGCATCTGGCCCCGTCGAACTGGTACGTTACAAAATTCTCGAACCGGTACTGAGTTGCTCTCTGTTCATCCTGCTGATGATGACGCTCAGTTGTGTCTACTTTCGACGAAGCGACTTCTAA
- a CDS encoding ABC transporter ATP-binding protein produces the protein MNAISLAPPTSQQPRSDPERHDSGQSVVQVDELTKTYAPWSLRGRSTVEALRGVSLHADAGEVFGLLGPNGAGKTTLIKILLGVVTASSGTATLFGQPVGSIAARMRVGYLPESLRVDRHHSARTALKYYGRMSRMASPEIARRSDELLELVGLRGRDRESVRQFSKGMYQRLGLAQALMHDPDLLVLDEPTDGLDPVGRNEVRIVINRLRESGKTIFLNSHILQEVELICSRVAIMAKGKICAVGRIDELTRSDRFQQVAFEVSDADAGAGQLAARLSPLFPQMQLGPRSGGPMTATSNADSPSSLHFSLPLTSQQQVDDAVDRIRGLGLSLRGLVLKRASLEETFMQAVQGSEAPPTEPADIEIAPFEAPA, from the coding sequence GTGAACGCCATCTCTCTCGCCCCACCGACTTCTCAACAACCACGGTCCGATCCCGAGCGGCACGATTCGGGCCAAAGTGTTGTACAGGTTGACGAACTGACGAAAACCTATGCGCCCTGGTCGCTGCGCGGCCGCAGCACGGTCGAGGCCCTTCGTGGCGTTTCGCTGCACGCCGACGCTGGTGAAGTGTTTGGATTGCTCGGTCCCAACGGCGCCGGCAAAACCACGCTCATCAAAATCTTGCTCGGAGTCGTCACGGCTTCTTCGGGGACGGCGACGTTATTCGGACAACCGGTCGGCAGCATCGCGGCGCGAATGCGAGTCGGCTACTTGCCAGAATCGCTTCGTGTCGACCGTCACCATTCGGCCCGTACGGCCCTGAAATACTACGGACGAATGAGCCGAATGGCATCGCCAGAGATCGCCCGACGTTCGGACGAATTGCTCGAACTCGTTGGGCTCCGGGGACGCGATCGCGAATCGGTGCGTCAATTCAGCAAGGGGATGTACCAACGCCTCGGTTTGGCTCAAGCATTGATGCACGACCCGGACCTGCTGGTGCTCGATGAGCCAACCGACGGCCTCGATCCCGTCGGTCGCAACGAAGTTCGGATTGTGATCAATCGATTGAGAGAATCGGGAAAAACCATTTTCTTAAACAGCCACATCCTGCAAGAAGTCGAACTCATCTGTTCACGCGTTGCCATCATGGCAAAGGGAAAGATCTGTGCCGTCGGTCGTATTGATGAACTGACGCGATCCGATCGTTTCCAGCAGGTCGCGTTCGAAGTCAGCGATGCGGATGCGGGAGCCGGGCAGCTCGCGGCACGGCTCTCGCCGCTGTTTCCGCAAATGCAGTTGGGACCACGCAGCGGCGGACCGATGACAGCAACGTCGAACGCCGATTCCCCCAGCTCGCTACATTTTTCACTGCCGCTGACCTCGCAACAGCAAGTCGACGACGCCGTGGACCGGATTCGTGGTTTGGGGCTTTCGCTGCGAGGCTTGGTCCTCAAACGCGCGTCGCTTGAAGAGACCTTCATGCAGGCAGTGCAGGGGAGTGAAGCTCCGCCGACCGAACCCGCGGACATTGAGATCGCCCCCTTTGAGGCGCCGGCGTGA
- a CDS encoding sensor histidine kinase, producing MFERRSLTAPITLGVVMILIVVVLTVVWILGNWLIARGEQASAPVYYTILATGSVMLAAMLAGVIAYLTLTVKAFNLNRRQSNFIDAVTHELKSPIASLKLYLQTLARRNVDEQQQKDFHRFMLEDVERLDSLINHLLDAARIERGTESMEKEPIRLDQLLAQCSSAACLRYHVPDETIEVTCEPLTVRSQPVQLEILFRNLIDNAVKYGGTPPSVKIRAETIDDHQVTVSVIDNGAGIPANQKRKVFGRFVRLGNELERSRPGTGLGLHLVRNVTKAVGGIVRIMDRQQGTGTEFVVTLGGVVPTETDLPKSEKPKS from the coding sequence ATGTTTGAACGCCGTTCTTTGACTGCACCGATCACGCTCGGTGTGGTCATGATCCTGATTGTGGTCGTGTTGACGGTCGTCTGGATTCTCGGCAACTGGCTGATCGCCCGCGGTGAACAGGCGTCCGCGCCTGTGTACTACACGATTTTGGCGACGGGGTCGGTGATGTTGGCGGCGATGTTGGCCGGGGTGATTGCTTATTTGACGTTGACGGTCAAGGCCTTCAATCTCAACCGGCGCCAATCGAATTTTATCGATGCGGTCACGCACGAATTGAAAAGCCCGATCGCGTCGCTGAAGCTGTACTTGCAAACACTGGCCCGCCGCAATGTGGACGAACAGCAGCAGAAGGATTTTCATCGTTTCATGCTCGAGGACGTTGAACGACTCGATTCACTGATCAACCATTTACTCGACGCCGCTCGGATCGAACGGGGCACCGAATCGATGGAGAAAGAGCCGATCCGGCTCGATCAGCTGTTGGCCCAATGCAGTTCCGCAGCCTGCTTGCGGTATCACGTGCCCGACGAGACGATTGAAGTCACGTGTGAGCCCCTTACCGTGCGGAGTCAGCCCGTTCAATTGGAAATTTTGTTTCGAAATTTGATCGATAATGCCGTCAAGTATGGAGGGACACCCCCCAGCGTGAAGATTCGGGCGGAAACGATCGATGATCACCAAGTGACCGTTTCGGTGATCGACAACGGGGCCGGAATTCCTGCGAACCAGAAACGGAAAGTGTTTGGTCGATTTGTCCGGTTGGGCAATGAGCTCGAACGGAGCCGTCCGGGCACCGGGCTCGGTTTGCATTTGGTCCGCAACGTCACCAAAGCGGTGGGGGGGATTGTGCGGATCATGGATCGACAACAAGGGACGGGAACTGAATTTGTCGTCACGCTTGGTGGGGTCGTGCCGACCGAAACCGACCTTCCGAAGAGCGAGAAACCGAAATCATGA
- a CDS encoding response regulator transcription factor, with amino-acid sequence MTRPHILVVEDEKHLGVGIKYNLEAENYRVTLVEDGPTALRLVDSASVSIDLIVLDLMLPGMSGYSVCESIRSQGLVIPVLMLSARTLAEDRTRGFDVGANQYMSKPFELDELLSRIKNLLQISGREAGNVAIKKPRPVVDQFQFGEVKVDFETHEVIVSGATVRMTPKELKLLRYFVENPNRVISRNELLSEVWGVSGNLQTRAVDQFIARLRKIIEVEPSSPVHLLTIRDAGYRFVADSPARPN; translated from the coding sequence ATGACGAGACCGCATATCCTGGTGGTTGAAGACGAAAAACACCTTGGTGTTGGCATCAAATACAACCTCGAAGCAGAGAATTATCGTGTCACCCTGGTCGAGGACGGTCCCACCGCACTTCGATTGGTCGATTCGGCGAGCGTTTCGATCGATCTGATTGTGCTCGATCTCATGTTGCCCGGAATGAGCGGCTACTCCGTTTGCGAATCGATCCGAAGTCAGGGCTTGGTGATCCCCGTTTTGATGTTGTCGGCTCGGACGCTCGCCGAAGATCGCACACGCGGCTTCGACGTGGGCGCGAATCAATACATGAGCAAGCCGTTTGAGTTGGACGAATTGCTGAGCCGGATCAAGAACCTGCTGCAGATCTCGGGGCGCGAAGCCGGAAACGTTGCGATCAAGAAGCCTCGTCCGGTGGTCGACCAGTTTCAATTTGGCGAGGTCAAAGTGGATTTCGAAACCCACGAAGTGATCGTGTCAGGCGCGACGGTGCGGATGACTCCCAAGGAACTGAAGCTGCTGCGGTACTTTGTCGAGAATCCGAATCGGGTGATTAGCCGTAACGAATTGTTGAGTGAGGTTTGGGGCGTCTCTGGAAATTTGCAAACGCGAGCGGTGGATCAATTCATTGCGAGATTGCGGAAGATCATCGAAGTGGAACCGAGTAGCCCCGTGCATTTGTTGACGATTCGAGATGCGGGTTACCGGTTTGTTGCCGACAGCCCTGCCCGCCCGAACTAA
- the nrdR gene encoding transcriptional regulator NrdR, protein MRCPYCHVDNDRVLDTRAAEGGYMVRRKRICSSCHRRFSTLEKLEQLNVRVVKSDQTREPLDREKIRRGVERACSKRPIQSSKIEQVVQSIEAEIYESFDSEVTAAQIGDIVLRHLADLDEVAYIRFASVYREFDDANDFIRAISKIVGPKSNEKG, encoded by the coding sequence ATGCGATGCCCCTACTGTCACGTTGACAATGACCGTGTCCTCGACACTCGAGCGGCCGAGGGCGGCTACATGGTTCGACGCAAACGGATCTGTTCGTCCTGCCATCGGCGGTTTTCGACGCTCGAAAAATTGGAACAACTGAACGTTCGGGTCGTCAAAAGCGACCAGACACGCGAACCGCTTGACCGCGAAAAAATCCGCCGCGGTGTCGAACGCGCCTGTTCCAAACGCCCCATTCAGAGCTCGAAAATCGAGCAGGTGGTCCAAAGCATCGAGGCCGAAATTTACGAATCCTTCGATTCCGAAGTCACCGCCGCACAGATTGGTGATATCGTGCTGCGGCATCTCGCCGATTTAGACGAGGTCGCTTACATCCGATTTGCCAGTGTTTACCGCGAATTCGATGACGCCAACGACTTCATTCGAGCCATTTCCAAGATTGTAGGCCCCAAATCGAACGAAAAAGGCTGA
- a CDS encoding PH domain-containing protein produces the protein MSNSEQAKDEAGSDDSAKQHGSKQHGSDEPVSSTGTPANAEESAASKFRQHVASKQSDLDDYEPEENLWSGRYSSKAMLGSWIAMVAASIVVLMLPFFVSSFPLWLSGVLLILIWVIGVLIYAWRRLGFHYQLTTQRFIHKTGIITQRTDRIEVIDIDDVSFTQGPVQRMFGVGTIRLTGSDRTHPELSMLGISNVSEVAGLIDDIRRKERRRRSLHIESI, from the coding sequence ATGTCGAATTCGGAACAAGCAAAGGACGAAGCCGGTAGCGATGATTCTGCGAAGCAACACGGTTCGAAGCAACACGGTTCAGACGAACCGGTTTCTTCCACGGGGACGCCCGCGAATGCGGAGGAATCGGCTGCCTCAAAGTTTCGTCAACACGTTGCTTCGAAACAGTCCGATCTGGACGACTATGAGCCCGAAGAGAACCTTTGGAGTGGACGGTACAGCTCCAAAGCGATGTTGGGGTCCTGGATCGCCATGGTCGCCGCCTCGATCGTGGTCCTGATGCTGCCGTTTTTCGTGAGTTCCTTCCCGCTGTGGTTGTCCGGAGTGCTCTTGATCTTGATCTGGGTGATCGGGGTTTTGATCTATGCGTGGCGTCGGCTAGGGTTCCATTACCAATTGACGACGCAGCGTTTTATTCACAAAACCGGGATCATCACGCAGCGAACCGACCGAATCGAAGTGATCGACATTGATGATGTCAGCTTCACGCAAGGCCCGGTTCAGCGTATGTTCGGGGTGGGCACGATTCGCTTGACCGGCAGCGATCGCACGCATCCGGAACTTTCGATGTTGGGCATTTCCAACGTCAGCGAGGTGGCGGGGCTGATTGACGACATTCGGCGAAAAGAGCGCCGACGTCGCAGTTTGCACATCGAGTCGATATAA
- a CDS encoding DUF4339 domain-containing protein has translation MAEWYIQQSDTVEDIGPLRPVELLKMVRSGDVTPETQIRKGDSAWFSASEVGGLFEAAMRPTIEYFCPQCERPVHEPPVVCAYCGREIHRALTKITENTIAGGAKRSKVDQPGKSVQQWLKSKMLRRDEENEEGTG, from the coding sequence GTGGCCGAATGGTATATCCAGCAGTCAGACACGGTCGAGGACATCGGTCCCCTTCGGCCTGTTGAATTGTTGAAGATGGTTCGTAGCGGCGATGTCACACCGGAAACGCAAATTCGCAAAGGCGATTCGGCTTGGTTCAGCGCGTCCGAGGTGGGGGGGCTCTTTGAAGCAGCCATGCGGCCGACGATCGAGTATTTTTGTCCGCAATGCGAACGACCGGTCCACGAACCGCCCGTGGTGTGTGCCTATTGTGGCCGCGAGATTCATCGCGCGTTGACGAAGATCACCGAGAACACGATCGCTGGCGGAGCGAAACGATCGAAGGTTGACCAGCCAGGGAAATCGGTCCAACAGTGGCTCAAAAGCAAGATGCTTCGCCGCGACGAAGAAAACGAAGAAGGGACAGGCTAA